A portion of the Gossypium arboreum isolate Shixiya-1 chromosome 8, ASM2569848v2, whole genome shotgun sequence genome contains these proteins:
- the LOC108467701 gene encoding uncharacterized protein LOC108467701: MAMYIRVKRSKTTYFIQCDPTETTLDIKQKLHTLIDQPVNDQRLILMNTGDILEDSKTLADQKVENDAVVALTLRKDDNEFEDVNIVKPNDFYQSRDTDSGNW; encoded by the exons ATG GCTATGTACATCCGTGTGAAGCGTAGCAAGACAACATACTTTATCCAGTGTGATCCAACTGAAACTACCCTAGACATTAAGCAAAAGTTGCATACCCTCATTGATCAACCTGTTAATGATCAGCGTTTGATCCTTATGAATACTGGGGATATATTAGAGGATTCAAAAACTTTGGCAGATCAGAAG GTTGAAAATGATGCTGTTGTTGCACTGACCTTGAGAAAAG ATGACAACGAGTTCGAGGATGTCAACATAGTAAAACCGAATGATTTCTACCAATCTCGTGACACAGATAGTGGAAATTGGTGA
- the LOC108469144 gene encoding uncharacterized protein LOC108469144 yields MDASSAATLPTQETDFTILKDTLRSQQQLLQKLYSELDVERESSATATNEALSMILRLQGEKAAMKMEASQYKRLAEEKIGHAEESLAILEELVYQKEMEISSLEFQIQAYRYKLLSLGYDDLNDLESQFMMIQSTEKTDGFIGEKGIKSTVKRLSSLPASLQIGFGAKKNSNDSENNLGPVQDLCSSADTGSFDMVVCGLESESRRSSVNSTTGDFKSYLEQIRLLDKKVKEISDCELKKNSDVSKSHEDPLERSISSTACCTSIVHDIFEVTETRAKKEKCIGKSVLGSDDRLTKPDLIMEDTLGLLVKDEIDCIKMNNFSSAKPEKVSCKLRDGYGTECVKVNKVLSVNHDKSLYNKLIDHTDADCKSGLICQATTDVTDYQSELKQLSQRVEQLESGRNNARHDEIVEAREEELNLLKDVREQLNLIQSEMQSWRPKKLELASRSAEVDLVPLTEAMLYFWL; encoded by the exons ATGGATGCAAGCTCTGCTGCAACATTGCCAACACAAGAAACTGATTTCACAATTCTAAAAGACACCCTCCGTTCACAGCAACAGCTTCTTCAAAAGCTATATTCCGAGCTCGACGTGGAACGAGAATCCTCGGCGACTGCCACGAATGAAGCCTTGTCGATGATACTTCGCTTACAAGGTGAAAAGGCAGCAATGAAAATGGAAGCAAGTCAATACAAGAGGTTAGCTGAAGAGAAGATTGGTCACGCTGAAGAATCACTAGCAATACTTGAAGAACTTGTGTATCAAAAAGAAATGGAGATATCTTCACTTGAGTTCCAAATCCAAGCTTATAGGTATAAACTTTTAAGCTTAGGGTATGATGATTTGAATGATCTCGAATCACAGTTTATGATGATTCAATCGACCGAGAAAACCGATGGATTCATTGGTGAAAAGGGTATTAAATCTACTGTTAAGAGACTTAGTTCTTTGCCTGCTAGTTTACAAATAGGTTTTGGTGCTAAAAAGAATAGTAATGATAGTGAAAACAATCTGGGACCGGTACAAGATTTGTGTTCGAGCGCGGATACAGGGAGTTTCGATATGGTAGTTTGTGGTTTAGAGTCAGAATCGAGGAGGAGTTCAGTGAATTCAACGACCGGGGACTTTAAATCTTATTTGGAACAAATCAGACTATTGGACAAAAAGGTGAAAGAGATTTCAGATTGTGAGCTAAAGAAAAATTCAGATGTCTCAAAATCTCATGAAGATCCATTAGAAAGGTCCATTTCGAGTACCGCTTGTTGCACTAGTATTGTTCATGATATCTTTGAAGTTACTGAAACCAGAGCGAAAAAGGAAAAATGTATCGGTAAGTCGGTTTTGGGAAGCGATGATCGGCTAACAAAACCGGATTTGATCATGGAAGATACTTTGGGATTGCTTGTGAAAGACGAGATTGATTGCATAAAGATGAATAACTTTTCAAGTGCAAAGCCTGAGAAAGTATCATGTAAACTAAGAGATGGATATGGAACTGAATGTGTAAAGGTTAATAAGGTCCTAAGCGTAAACCATGACAAAAGTTTATATAATAAACTGATAGATCATACAGATGCTGATTGCAAATCGGGTCTTATTTGCCAAGCTACTACCGATGTTACCGACTATCAGTCCGAGTTGAAACAACTTAGCCAGAGAGTTGAACAGCTTGAGAGTGGGAGAAACAATGCAAGACATGATGAAATTGTAGAAGCAAGGGAAGAGGAATTGAATTTGTTGAAGGATGTAAGAGAACAGTTGAATTTAATACAATCCGAGATGCAAAGTTGGAGACCAAAGAAACTGGAACTGGCCTCTCGTTCGGCCGAGGTGGATTTAGTTCCTCTTACAGAG GCAATGCTGTACTTTTGGCTGTAA
- the LOC108469295 gene encoding UDP-glucuronate 4-epimerase 1-like translates to MPSLEDELFPSTPGKFKIDRGHNINRQFHRCFASTSTMFIWALFLIALTASYLSFQSFVDSGNRYFTASWGGIQWEKQIRNSAKTNRPGGMSVLVTGAAGFIGSHVSLALKKRGDGVVGLDNFNNYYDPSLKKARQSLLHSQAILVVEGDLNDVKLMAKLFDLVAFTHVMHLAAQAGVRYAMENPSSYVHSNIAGLVTLLETCKSANPQPAIVWASSSSVYGLNDKVPFSELDRTDQPASLYAATKKAGEEITHTYNHIYGLAITGLRFFTVYGPWGRPDMAYFSFTRNILQGKTITIYRGKNKADLARDFTYIDDIVKGCLGSLDTSGRSTGSGGKKRGPAPYRNFNLGNTTPVKVPTLVNILEKHLRVKAKRKIVEMPGNGDVPYTHANISLARREFGYKPTTDLQTGLKKFVRWYLSYYGYNRKDVW, encoded by the coding sequence ATGCCGTCCCTGGAAGATGAACTGTTCCCATCGACACCAGGGAAGTTTAAAATCGATAGAGGCCATAATATTAACCGTCAATTCCACCGTTGTTTCGCTTCAACCAGCACCATGTTTATATGGGCACTTTTCTTAATCGCTTTAACGGCGTCGTATTTAAGTTTCCAAAGCTTCGTCGATTCCGGTAACCGGTATTTCACCGCTTCATGGGGTGGAATCCAATGGGAGAAACAAATCCGTAACTCCGCTAAAACTAATCGTCCCGGTGGAATGTCGGTACTGGTGACCGGCGCCGCCGGTTTCATCGGTTCCCATGTTTCACTCGCTTTGAAAAAACGCGGCGACGGCGTCGTTGGGCTTGATAATTTTAATAACTATTATGACCCTTCGTTGAAGAAAGCAAGGCAATCATTGTTACATAGCCAAGCCATTTTAGTCGTTGAAGGTGACTTAAACGACGTTAAGCTGATGGCTAAGCTTTTCGACTTGGTGGCTTTTACTCACGTTATGCATTTAGCGGCTCAAGCCGGTGTAAGGTACGCCATGGAAAATCCTAGCTCTTACGTTCATAGTAATATAGCCGGTCTTGTTACCCTTCTTGAAACTTGTAAGTCGGCTAATCCCCAGCCGGCTATTGTTTGGGCGTCTTCCAGCTCCGTTTACGGCTTAAACGATAAAGTTCCTTTCTCCGAATTAGACCGGACTGACCAGCCGGCTAGCTTATACGCCGCCACTAAAAAGGCCGGTGAAGAAATTACACATACTTATAACCATATTTACGGTTTAGCAATAACCGGGTTAAGATTCTTTACCGTTTATGGTCCATGGGGAAGACCCGATATGGCGTATTTCTCGTTCACAAGAAATATATTACAAGGGAAAACAATCACGATATATCGTGGGAAAAACAAAGCGGATTTAGCACGAGATTTTACATATATTGATGATATCGTGAAAGGTTGTTTAGGATCGTTGGATACATCCGGGAGAAGTACCGGGTCGGGTGGTAAAAAAAGGGGACCCGCACCGTATAGGAATTTTAATTTGGGTAATACGACGCCGGTTAAGGTTCCGACGTTGGTGAATATACTGGAGAAACATTTGAGGGTTAAAGCGAAAAGGAAGATTGTGGAAATGCCTGGAAACGGCGACGTTCCGTACACACATGCGAATATTAGTTTGGCCCGAAGAGAATTCGGGTATAAACCGACAACCGATTTGCAAACCGGGTTGAAAAAATTTGTTAGATGGTATTTATCTTATTATGGTTATAATCGTAAAGATGTTTggtaa
- the LOC108468375 gene encoding tetraspanin-15 — MAEEPNNTPPPPPETEPTPDPENNTQTKQEKGSKKNMFKDLKVKHVTGILSLVSFVFSLPILASVTWLLYMKSYDCEWLFKLPRLQIGISVGLILVFLVCNGALLFLRARWPMVAIIVVTVPLTLMFTVGLALLGSNSLESRRVPATPLWFKMKVDDDGLWNNLKGCIYDVHVCQDLAASSMPLKPSDFNKKKLSYVEYKMLPLSTKYLMDISPKVFSLELFSGDSSFERTPHSTDPNNPSTYVPFFLKSGCCTPPEECHMRYVNATFWEKDDTPETDPSVNADCNAWNNDRDVLCYDCQSCKQGYFKALKSKWSKLGVFLVSMAVFLIACHMALFLATMWEIHCT, encoded by the exons ATGGCGGAAGAACCTAACAacacaccaccaccaccaccagaaACTGAACCAACACCCGACCCCGAAAACAACACCCAAACCAAACAAGAAAAAGGTTCAAAGAAGAACATGTTCAAAGACCTCAAAGTGAAACATGTTACAGGGATATTATCATTGGTATCCTTTGTGTTTTCACTTCCGATCCTTGCTTCTGTCACTTGGTTGCTGTATATGAAAAGTTATGACTGTGAGTGGTTGTTTAAGTTGCCGAGGTTACAGATTGGGATCAGTGTTGGGTTGATTTTAGTGTTCTTGGTTTGTAATGGGGCGTTGTTGTTTCTACGGGCACGGTGGCCGATGGTGGCGATTATTGTTGTGACGGTGCCGTTGACGTTGATGTTTACTGTTGGACTGGCATTGCTTGGTTCTAATAGTTTGGAATCGAGGAGGGTACCGGCGACGCCGTTGTGGTTTAAGATGAAGGTTGATGATGATGGGCTTTGGAATAATCTTAAAGGGTGTATTTATGATGTTCATGTGTGTCAAGATTTGGCTGCTTCGTCGATGCCATTGAAACCGAGTGATTTCAATAAGAAGAAATTATCATACGTTGAG TACAAGATGTTACCCCTTTCCACCAAATACCTCATGGATATCTCGCCTAAAGTCTTTTCATTAGAACTCTTTAGTGGTGACTCCTCGTTCGAGCGAACACCTCACTCAACAGATCCCAACAATCCGTCCAC TTATGTGCCCTTTTTTTTAAAGTCCGGATGTTGCACACCACCAGAAGAGTGCCACATGCGGTACGTAAACGCCACTTTCTGGGAAAAAGACGATACACCGGAAACCGATCCGTCGGTAAACGCCGACTGTAATGCATGGAACAACGACAGGGACGTATTGTGTTACGATTGCCAAAGCTGTAAACAAGGTTACTTCAAGGCATTGAAAAGCAAATGGTCCAAACTTGGCGTGTTCTTGGTTTCCATGGCGGTGTTTCTCATAGCTTGTCATATGGCTCTGTTCTTGGCTACCATGTGGGAGATCCACTGTACATGA
- the LOC108469338 gene encoding tetraspanin-8-like — MSFRLSNNLLGILNFVTFLLSIPILVAGIWLSRKAITECERFLDKPIIIVGVFLMVVSLAGFVGACCHVKWLLWLYLVVMLILIVLGIAGTIFAFVVTNKGAGRVLSGKGYKEYRLGDYSNWLQKRVGDENNWFKIKSCLVDSKVCTEFHNQHINESVTEFYKVHLSSIQSGCCKPSNDCQFTFLGPTNWTKGNGVFINNTDCNTWSNDLGTLCFNCQACKAGFIDNLKSSWKKVMVVNIIFLVCLIIVYSVGCCAFSNSRKSKS; from the exons ATGTCGTTCCGCCTGAGCAACAACCTACTCGGTATCCTCAACTTCGTAACCTTCCTCCTCTCTATCCCCATCCTCGTCGCTGGCATCTGGCTCAGCCGTAAAGCCATAACTGAATGCGAACGTTTTCTCGACAAACCCATCATCATCGTCGGAGTTTTCCTCATGGTAGTCTCATTGGCTGGATTCGTCGGCGCGTGCTGTCACGTGAAATGGTTGCTCTGGCTTTACCTCGTCGTTATGCTCATCCTCATCGTGCTCGGCATTGCCGGCACGATTTTCGCTTTCGTGGTGACAAATAAAGGGGCGGGAAGGGTCTTGTCAGGGAAAGGGTATAAGGAATACCGGTTGGGGGATTATTCGAATTGGTTGCAAAAGAGGGTTGGTGATGAAAATAATTGGTTTAAGATTAAGAGCTGTTTGGTTGATAGTAAAGTTTGCACTGAGTTTCATAACCAGCATATTAATGAGAGTGTAACAGAGTTTTATAAGGTGCATTTGTCTTCCATACAG TCCGGTTGTTGTAAGCCATCAAACGACTGTCAATTCACCTTCCTAGGACCAACAAACTGGACCAAAGGCAATGGTGTCTTCATCAACAACACCGATTGCAATACATGGAGCAATGATTTGGGCACATTATGTTTCAATTGCCAAGCATGTAAAGCTGGTTTTATAGACAACCTAAAGAGTTCTTGGAAGAAAGTAATGGTGGTCAACATTATCTTCCTCGTTTGCCTCATCATTGTCTACTCTGTCGGTTGCTGTGCTTTCAGTAACAGTAGGAAAAGCAAGTCCTGA